A part of Streptomyces sp. NBC_01210 genomic DNA contains:
- a CDS encoding pyridoxamine 5'-phosphate oxidase family protein — MAVTQRRGRRIMMTPGELDEFLAEQRTCRVATVSADGRPHVGALWFAWDGTSLWLYSITRSRRWAELRHNPRLAVVVDDGEEYSELRGVELSGTAVFVGEAPRTGEPCPELDVPERLFARKNFDMDEMPHDGRHAWLQLTPDAIASWDFRKLSAL; from the coding sequence ATGGCCGTCACACAGCGCCGGGGCCGTCGCATCATGATGACGCCCGGCGAGCTTGACGAGTTCCTGGCCGAGCAGCGCACCTGCCGGGTGGCCACCGTTTCCGCGGACGGCCGTCCGCATGTGGGCGCATTGTGGTTCGCCTGGGACGGGACCTCACTGTGGCTGTACTCCATCACGCGCAGCCGCCGCTGGGCCGAACTACGGCACAACCCAAGGCTCGCTGTCGTGGTCGACGACGGCGAGGAGTACAGCGAGCTGCGCGGCGTCGAGCTCTCCGGCACCGCCGTCTTCGTCGGCGAGGCCCCGCGTACGGGTGAGCCGTGCCCCGAACTGGACGTGCCGGAAAGACTGTTCGCACGGAAGAACTTCGACATGGACGAGATGCCGCATGACGGCAGGCACGCCTGGCTGCAGCTGACTCCCGACGCGATCGCGTCCTGGGACTTCAGGAAGCTGTCGGCCCTCTGA
- a CDS encoding type II toxin-antitoxin system Rv0910 family toxin, producing MAEVSAEARIEAPAEKVWAQLTDFTTYGQWNATHTSFPMGGPGTLELGATYEENMKLMGFPAEVAWTVDEFEAGRVLGIKGKGPMGVSVGNRYTLTPDGDATQVRIDGEFTGAAVSLMAGKLKDSATAALNESLRKLGGLIA from the coding sequence ATGGCCGAAGTCAGTGCCGAGGCCCGTATCGAAGCGCCGGCCGAGAAGGTCTGGGCCCAGCTGACGGACTTCACCACCTACGGCCAGTGGAACGCCACCCACACCAGCTTCCCCATGGGCGGCCCGGGAACGCTGGAACTGGGAGCCACGTACGAGGAGAACATGAAGCTCATGGGCTTTCCCGCCGAAGTGGCCTGGACCGTGGACGAGTTCGAGGCCGGCCGGGTGCTGGGAATCAAGGGCAAGGGCCCGATGGGCGTCAGCGTCGGCAACCGCTACACGCTCACCCCTGACGGTGACGCGACGCAGGTCCGGATCGACGGAGAGTTCACCGGCGCCGCCGTGTCACTGATGGCCGGCAAGCTCAAGGACTCGGCGACCGCCGCGCTGAACGAATCGCTGCGCAAGCTGGGCGGGCTGATCGCCTGA
- a CDS encoding DMT family transporter, whose product MPVGRSLLYLIVAGVAWGTAGAAASLVFRVSDMGPLALSFWRCAGGLVLLLGALVWRARQATADGAPGSPAEPRRRRLLRILATGIGLTVFQSAYFAAVQATGLAVGTVVTLGAGPVLIAVGARLTMGERLGRGGVIAVTGALVGLMVLVLGGGGGTVRPVGIALAVLSAAGYAAITLLTRWLGRDGGGDSLSTTAWAFAIGSVGLLPMAIGEGLLPHTAELGRVIWLLVYVAAVPTALAYALYFAGAAVVRAATVSVIMLLEPVSAAAIAVTALDEQLTAATVVGTLLLLAAVAGLAVAEARVAAVRRRAAAPA is encoded by the coding sequence TTGCCCGTCGGGCGGAGCCTCCTGTATCTGATCGTCGCCGGAGTGGCGTGGGGGACCGCGGGCGCGGCCGCCTCGCTGGTCTTCCGGGTGAGCGACATGGGTCCGCTGGCGCTGTCGTTCTGGCGCTGCGCGGGCGGACTCGTACTACTGCTGGGCGCGCTGGTCTGGCGGGCGCGGCAGGCCACGGCGGATGGCGCTCCCGGGAGTCCTGCGGAACCGCGGCGCCGGCGGCTGCTGCGGATTCTCGCTACGGGGATCGGGCTCACCGTCTTCCAGAGCGCCTACTTCGCGGCCGTCCAGGCCACCGGCCTCGCGGTGGGCACGGTCGTCACGCTGGGCGCGGGCCCTGTGCTCATCGCGGTGGGCGCGCGGCTGACGATGGGGGAGCGGCTCGGGCGGGGCGGCGTCATCGCCGTGACCGGGGCGCTGGTGGGTCTGATGGTCCTGGTGCTGGGCGGCGGGGGCGGGACGGTGCGACCGGTCGGGATCGCGCTCGCGGTGCTCTCCGCGGCCGGGTATGCGGCGATCACTCTGCTGACGCGTTGGCTCGGTCGTGACGGCGGTGGCGATTCGCTCTCCACGACGGCGTGGGCGTTCGCGATCGGGTCGGTGGGGCTGCTGCCGATGGCGATCGGCGAGGGGCTGCTGCCGCACACGGCCGAACTAGGGCGTGTGATCTGGCTGCTGGTGTATGTGGCGGCGGTGCCGACGGCTCTCGCCTACGCGCTCTACTTCGCGGGGGCGGCCGTCGTCCGGGCCGCGACGGTCTCGGTGATCATGCTGCTGGAGCCGGTGAGCGCGGCCGCCATCGCGGTGACGGCGCTGGACGAGCAGCTGACGGCGGCGACAGTGGTGGGGACGTTGTTGCTGCTGGCGGCGGTGGCGGGGCTCGCGGTGGCGGAGGCGCGGGTCGCGGCGGTACGGAGAAGGGCGGCGGCGCCGGCGTAG
- a CDS encoding aminotransferase class I/II-fold pyridoxal phosphate-dependent enzyme translates to MLGEYRIAGRRASEIAASVERAVGAGELEPGQLLPPMRELATELGVNPNTVASAYRTLRDRGVIETSGRKGSRVRPRPASTARGTIRVEAPPGVRDLGQGNPDPALLPPLHDALAAAARRNAEEPGLYGQAPVDAEFARLARAGMDDDGVPDGPVAVTSGSLDAIERVLAAHLKPGDAVAVEDPGWGSLLDLVPALGLKPVPVALDDDGPLASEVEKALTAGARALIVTGRAQNPTGAVVSEARARELRAVLARFPHILLIEDDHGHAIVDLPLHPLGGVTDSWALVRSTAKAYGPDLRVAVLTGDAVTVDRVMGRQRLGPGWVSRLLQRAVVHLWASDAVDPRAVARSYGERRDALVRALAERGIEAHGRSGMNVWVPVPDETGAVARLLHAGWAVAPGARFRMAAPPAVRITVSDLAMDDIGPVADAVASATGPAPARSYG, encoded by the coding sequence GTGCTAGGAGAGTATCGGATCGCCGGACGGCGTGCATCGGAGATTGCCGCGAGCGTTGAGCGCGCGGTCGGCGCGGGTGAGCTGGAACCAGGTCAACTGCTGCCACCCATGAGGGAGTTGGCGACCGAGCTTGGTGTCAACCCGAACACCGTCGCGTCCGCGTATCGGACTCTGCGCGACCGCGGAGTGATCGAGACCTCGGGGCGCAAGGGCAGTCGGGTGCGCCCGCGGCCGGCCAGCACCGCGCGCGGAACCATCCGGGTCGAGGCGCCACCGGGCGTACGGGACCTGGGTCAGGGGAATCCGGACCCCGCGCTGCTGCCACCGCTGCACGATGCGCTCGCCGCCGCGGCCCGGCGCAATGCGGAGGAGCCCGGACTGTACGGACAGGCGCCCGTCGACGCGGAGTTCGCTCGGCTCGCGCGCGCCGGAATGGACGACGACGGCGTGCCCGACGGCCCGGTCGCCGTCACCTCCGGATCGCTGGACGCCATCGAGCGTGTCCTCGCCGCACATCTCAAGCCCGGTGACGCGGTCGCCGTCGAGGACCCCGGCTGGGGAAGCCTGCTGGACCTGGTGCCGGCGCTCGGGCTGAAGCCCGTGCCGGTGGCACTCGACGACGACGGGCCGCTGGCGAGCGAGGTGGAGAAGGCGCTGACCGCAGGTGCCAGGGCGCTGATCGTCACCGGCCGGGCGCAGAACCCGACCGGCGCCGTGGTGAGCGAGGCGCGGGCGCGTGAACTGCGGGCCGTACTCGCCCGGTTCCCCCATATTCTGCTCATCGAGGACGACCACGGTCACGCCATTGTCGATCTGCCGCTGCACCCCCTTGGCGGAGTGACGGACAGCTGGGCCCTCGTACGCTCCACGGCCAAGGCCTACGGCCCTGACCTGCGCGTCGCCGTGCTGACCGGGGATGCAGTCACCGTCGACCGGGTCATGGGACGCCAGCGGCTCGGACCAGGCTGGGTCAGCAGGCTGCTGCAGCGCGCGGTCGTGCACCTGTGGGCGTCGGACGCCGTGGATCCGCGGGCCGTCGCGCGCTCGTACGGGGAACGGCGCGACGCGCTCGTACGGGCGCTGGCGGAGCGGGGGATCGAGGCTCATGGACGCAGCGGGATGAATGTCTGGGTGCCTGTCCCGGACGAGACGGGGGCGGTGGCGCGTCTGTTGCACGCCGGCTGGGCCGTCGCGCCGGGGGCGCGGTTCAGGATGGCGGCGCCTCCCGCTGTGCGGATCACCGTCTCGGACCTGGCGATGGACGACATCGGGCCGGTCGCCGACGCGGTGGCGTCGGCGACCGGTCCGGCGCCCGCACGCAGTTACGGCTGA
- a CDS encoding cysteine hydrolase — MPSFEQLAEQLDPTSTVLLTVECQQGVVGKDSALPELAAVARSSGALLNVSRLVAGAHEAGVQVLHAVAERRPDGRGANHNARLFRAAGRLPVQQHSGTTAVRIAAPIEVADEDLVVRRLHGLSPLAGTDVDALLRNLGCRSLLITGVSANIAIPNAVFDAVNLGYTAVVPGDAIAGVPSDYTLAMIRNTLALVATITTTADVLACWKRSRRITRA; from the coding sequence GTGCCGTCCTTCGAACAGCTGGCGGAACAGCTCGACCCGACCAGCACGGTGCTGCTCACGGTCGAGTGCCAGCAGGGTGTCGTCGGCAAGGACAGCGCCCTGCCCGAACTCGCCGCCGTGGCCCGTTCGTCCGGCGCGCTCCTCAACGTGTCACGTCTGGTCGCGGGCGCTCATGAAGCCGGTGTGCAGGTGCTGCACGCCGTCGCCGAGCGGCGGCCCGACGGGCGAGGCGCCAACCACAACGCCCGGCTTTTCCGGGCTGCCGGGCGGCTGCCCGTCCAGCAGCACTCCGGCACGACGGCCGTCCGTATCGCGGCGCCGATAGAGGTCGCGGACGAGGATCTCGTCGTACGGAGACTGCACGGCCTGTCGCCCCTCGCCGGCACCGACGTCGACGCCCTGCTGCGCAACCTCGGCTGCCGCAGCCTGCTGATCACCGGAGTCTCGGCGAACATCGCCATCCCCAACGCCGTCTTCGACGCCGTCAACCTCGGCTATACGGCGGTCGTTCCGGGCGACGCCATTGCGGGGGTCCCCTCCGACTACACCCTCGCGATGATCCGCAACACGCTCGCGCTGGTTGCCACGATCACCACCACCGCCGATGTGCTCGCCTGCTGGAAACGGTCTCGCCGCATCACACGAGCTTGA
- a CDS encoding Rieske (2Fe-2S) protein gives MTGSQGPALTVARRTVVAAVGGAGLAVALTACGGSDDGGQTVGQKPAGGEAGGDVAGKVLAKTTDIPEGGGKVIGDVVVTQPKPGEFKAFSSKCTHQGCAVKDVSNGAIHCPCHGSKFDAADGSVKTGPATSPLPAASITVDGGSIKLV, from the coding sequence ATGACCGGATCGCAGGGGCCCGCGCTGACCGTCGCCCGCCGTACCGTCGTCGCCGCGGTGGGCGGAGCCGGTCTCGCCGTCGCGCTGACCGCGTGCGGCGGCTCAGACGACGGCGGGCAGACGGTTGGCCAGAAGCCGGCCGGCGGCGAAGCAGGCGGGGACGTCGCCGGCAAGGTTCTCGCCAAAACCACGGACATCCCCGAGGGCGGCGGCAAGGTCATCGGCGATGTGGTGGTCACTCAGCCGAAGCCGGGCGAGTTCAAGGCGTTCTCGTCCAAGTGCACCCATCAGGGCTGCGCGGTGAAGGACGTCTCCAACGGCGCTATCCACTGCCCGTGCCACGGCAGCAAGTTCGACGCGGCGGACGGCAGCGTCAAGACCGGGCCGGCCACTTCCCCGCTGCCCGCCGCGTCGATCACCGTCGACGGAGGCTCGATCAAGCTCGTGTGA
- a CDS encoding DMT family transporter translates to MSTAVPSRTSSAPARTPVGPVRSRRTLDWRIRFAVLSTVWGFSFLLIKVGTGAYAPFQVTFGRLLFGTAVLAVAMAVRRERLPRGIRTWMHLAVAAFLLNALPFSLFAYSELTIPSTLAGICNATSPLWGMALSMVALSEDRPTRRRVAGLGIGFLGVLTVLGAWQGFSGLDLTGTAMALLASLSYPIGWIYVRRTLAGSSNSNLSLTGAQLFLATVQLAVVTPLFTTLPTSIPFVPLLAVIALGALGTGFALLLQYGLVAEVGPTTAQMVTYFIPVIATAAGVAVLDEQLGWNTPVGALIVLAGAALTQSRPKAPAPAVQP, encoded by the coding sequence ATGAGCACCGCCGTCCCCTCCCGGACCTCCTCGGCCCCCGCGCGCACACCCGTCGGCCCCGTACGCAGCCGACGAACCCTCGACTGGCGCATCAGGTTCGCGGTGCTCTCGACCGTCTGGGGCTTCAGCTTCCTGCTCATCAAGGTCGGCACCGGGGCGTACGCACCCTTTCAGGTCACCTTCGGCCGGCTCCTCTTCGGTACGGCGGTGCTGGCCGTCGCCATGGCCGTGCGACGGGAGCGGCTGCCGCGCGGGATCCGCACCTGGATGCATCTCGCCGTCGCGGCGTTCCTCCTCAACGCCCTGCCGTTCTCACTCTTCGCCTACTCCGAGCTGACGATCCCCTCGACGCTGGCCGGCATCTGCAACGCCACCTCACCGCTGTGGGGCATGGCCCTGTCCATGGTCGCGCTCTCCGAGGACCGGCCCACGCGCCGCCGGGTCGCCGGACTCGGCATCGGCTTCCTCGGCGTGCTGACCGTACTCGGCGCCTGGCAGGGCTTCTCCGGGCTCGACCTCACCGGCACGGCGATGGCCCTGCTCGCCTCGCTGAGCTATCCGATCGGCTGGATCTATGTGCGCCGCACCCTGGCCGGCAGCAGCAACTCCAACCTCTCCCTGACCGGCGCCCAGCTGTTCCTCGCGACGGTCCAACTCGCGGTGGTCACGCCGCTGTTCACCACATTGCCGACGTCCATCCCGTTCGTCCCGCTGCTCGCGGTGATCGCACTTGGTGCGCTGGGCACCGGCTTCGCGCTGCTCCTCCAGTACGGCCTGGTCGCCGAGGTCGGCCCGACGACCGCGCAGATGGTCACGTACTTCATCCCGGTCATCGCCACCGCGGCCGGCGTCGCGGTCCTGGACGAGCAACTGGGCTGGAACACCCCGGTGGGCGCGCTGATAGTCCTCGCGGGCGCGGCGCTCACCCAGAGCCGCCCGAAGGCGCCCGCACCTGCTGTTCAGCCGTAA
- a CDS encoding LysR family transcriptional regulator yields the protein MLNLERLRTLDALARHGSVSGAADGLHVTTSAVSQQMAKLEREVGQQLLAKNGRGVRLTDAGRLLADHAARILSQVELAQSDIEAQRGEAVGEVRVGAFPTAARGLFPAAMTSLRAAHPELRVRSRELEPERAIREVIRGDLDLAVVLDWSNRRLPVSGGLAQVHLLDDVPDVAMPADHPLAGRAEVDLEEFADDDWVSWPEGEFCYDWLMFTLRSKGFEPRIAHMAEEHHTQLALIEAGLGVCVTPRLGRGWVPEGVRLVPVRQRMRRHIYAVWRADADRRPSIRAAVEALREAAVSAAEGSDGAAGSGGSA from the coding sequence ATGTTGAATCTGGAGCGCCTGCGGACCCTCGATGCGCTGGCCCGCCACGGCTCGGTGAGCGGAGCGGCCGACGGCTTGCATGTGACGACCTCGGCGGTCTCCCAGCAGATGGCGAAGCTCGAGCGGGAGGTGGGCCAGCAGCTGCTGGCGAAGAACGGCCGCGGCGTTCGCCTCACCGACGCCGGCCGGCTGCTCGCCGACCATGCCGCGCGCATCCTGTCCCAGGTCGAGCTTGCGCAGTCCGATATCGAGGCGCAGCGAGGAGAGGCGGTCGGAGAGGTGAGAGTGGGCGCCTTCCCGACCGCCGCCCGCGGGCTCTTCCCGGCGGCAATGACGTCTTTGCGCGCAGCCCACCCCGAACTGCGCGTCCGCTCACGCGAGTTGGAGCCCGAGCGGGCGATCAGAGAGGTGATCAGGGGTGACCTCGACCTCGCGGTCGTGCTCGACTGGAGCAATAGGCGGCTGCCCGTGTCGGGCGGGCTCGCGCAGGTCCATCTCCTCGATGACGTCCCTGATGTGGCCATGCCCGCGGATCATCCTCTTGCGGGCCGGGCGGAGGTGGATCTCGAGGAGTTCGCCGACGACGACTGGGTGTCCTGGCCGGAAGGCGAATTCTGTTACGACTGGCTGATGTTCACGCTGCGCTCGAAGGGCTTCGAACCGCGGATCGCGCATATGGCGGAGGAGCACCATACGCAGCTGGCGCTCATCGAGGCGGGGCTCGGGGTGTGCGTCACGCCCAGGCTCGGGCGGGGCTGGGTGCCTGAGGGTGTGCGGCTGGTACCCGTGCGACAGCGGATGCGCAGGCATATCTACGCGGTGTGGCGGGCCGACGCGGACCGCCGCCCGTCGATCCGGGCGGCGGTCGAGGCGCTGCGCGAGGCTGCCGTTTCGGCTGCGGAGGGATCCGACGGTGCGGCTGGATCCGGCGGGTCTGCCTGA
- a CDS encoding Clp protease N-terminal domain-containing protein, producing MQSPTPRVPQQPAATRTELDARLTVELASVVAGARRRALRDGDRQTDTAHLLHSLIESDPEVRTVVGDAPQVARVLGYLVQRSIGYGLRWQGSVEDSGTVPVVRGADADVSRWSPSAVTAMEGALQRADLRGDARVRGIDLLACLAVDRESRAVEVLGRAGVDAALLAGRIAEMSRHVSQG from the coding sequence GTGCAAAGCCCTACCCCGCGGGTGCCTCAGCAGCCCGCCGCCACCCGTACAGAGCTCGACGCCAGGCTCACCGTGGAGCTGGCTTCGGTGGTCGCGGGTGCGCGCAGAAGGGCGCTGCGTGACGGCGACCGGCAGACCGACACGGCTCATCTGCTGCACTCGCTGATCGAGTCGGACCCCGAGGTGCGGACCGTCGTCGGCGACGCGCCTCAGGTCGCGCGGGTGCTCGGCTATCTCGTGCAGCGCAGCATCGGATACGGCCTGCGCTGGCAGGGTTCGGTGGAGGATTCCGGCACGGTTCCCGTTGTGCGGGGGGCGGATGCGGATGTCTCGCGGTGGTCGCCGTCGGCGGTCACCGCCATGGAGGGCGCGCTGCAGCGGGCCGATCTGCGCGGCGACGCACGGGTCCGCGGCATTGATCTGCTCGCCTGCCTCGCCGTGGATCGCGAGAGCCGGGCGGTGGAGGTCCTCGGGCGGGCCGGGGTGGACGCGGCGCTGCTGGCCGGGCGGATAGCCGAGATGTCTCGACATGTGTCACAGGGGTGA
- a CDS encoding EamA family transporter translates to MHASQGRSAGLGLALGSAFAFGGSGVAAKPLIEAGLDPLHVVWLRVAGSALVMLPVAWRHRDLVLRRPALLVGFGLLAVAGVQACYFAAISRIPVGVALLVEYLGPALLLGWVRFVQRRPVTRAAAVGVVLAVGGLACVVEVWAGLTFDAFGLMLALAAACCQVGYFVLADQGSDGDDPADPLGVIAYGLLIGTVVLTVVARPWGMDWSLLGGSADLGGTQLPAALLLGWVVLIATVVAYVTGVLSVRKLSPQVAGVVACLEAVIATVLAWVLLREHLSAPQIFGGAMVLVGAFIAQSQAPKAPSGPVAGGGPEGGPAESAGARAELSVPQTAP, encoded by the coding sequence ATGCACGCGTCTCAGGGAAGGAGCGCCGGCCTGGGACTCGCCCTGGGCTCGGCGTTCGCATTCGGTGGATCAGGTGTCGCGGCCAAGCCGCTGATCGAAGCGGGTCTCGACCCGCTGCATGTGGTGTGGCTGCGAGTGGCCGGTTCCGCGCTGGTCATGCTGCCGGTTGCCTGGCGCCACCGTGACCTGGTGCTGCGCAGGCCCGCACTGCTGGTCGGCTTCGGGCTTCTCGCCGTCGCGGGCGTACAGGCCTGCTACTTCGCGGCGATCTCCCGGATCCCGGTCGGTGTCGCGCTGCTCGTCGAATACCTCGGGCCCGCGCTTCTCCTCGGCTGGGTCCGCTTCGTCCAGCGCAGGCCCGTCACCCGGGCCGCGGCCGTCGGTGTGGTGCTCGCCGTCGGCGGTCTCGCCTGCGTTGTGGAGGTGTGGGCGGGGCTCACCTTCGACGCCTTCGGGCTGATGCTCGCACTGGCCGCAGCATGCTGCCAGGTCGGCTATTTCGTCCTGGCCGACCAGGGCAGCGACGGGGACGACCCGGCGGATCCGCTGGGTGTGATCGCGTACGGACTGCTCATCGGCACGGTGGTGCTGACCGTGGTGGCGCGCCCGTGGGGCATGGACTGGTCCCTGCTGGGCGGCAGTGCGGACCTGGGTGGTACGCAGTTGCCCGCGGCGCTGCTGCTCGGCTGGGTCGTACTGATCGCCACGGTGGTCGCGTATGTCACTGGAGTTCTCTCGGTGCGCAAGCTGTCGCCACAGGTGGCGGGCGTGGTGGCGTGCCTGGAGGCAGTCATCGCGACCGTACTGGCGTGGGTGCTGCTGCGGGAGCATCTGTCGGCGCCGCAGATCTTCGGCGGCGCGATGGTTCTGGTGGGAGCGTTCATCGCGCAGTCGCAGGCACCGAAGGCGCCGTCCGGGCCGGTGGCGGGCGGTGGGCCGGAGGGCGGGCCGGCCGAGTCGGCCGGGGCCCGGGCGGAGTTGTCGGTCCCGCAGACGGCGCCGTAA
- a CDS encoding S9 family peptidase produces MDDHLNAQGFPRQFARTRRFSLGVPQRFTVSPDGARVLFVRSTGGTDPVSRLWLYEAGEERILADPPTLGGSTEEEIPEAEKVRRERAREMSSGVVAYSTDREARVVAFALGGQLWVVRTDGGEPRSITAAGPVVDPRPAPDGASIAYVTGGALHVVRIDGTDDRLLIAPEGPEVTYGLSDHVSAESIGRSRGYWWSPDSDALLVARIDNSPVQRRYIADPANPTKPPRSMPYPAAGTANAKVSLHIVRLDGERVGVEIPAAANEHHYPAAWTDPAFEYVTTAGWDSHGPLISVQTRDQRSEYILTVDPGTGATELQHHARDHFWLSLLPGTPVRLPSGTPVIPWCRDDTQGLRIGSTPTPAGLQVREVLGAVGERVFFAAGEEPTETHVWSYDSAAGFVRVSEGPGVHTAAVGGDTVVLNSRTDDGQTVTVLHGGVPAGQIAVLAEEPRIVPRPVFLTLGERQLRSQLYLPSWYEPGSGKLPVLLNPYSGHGIQLVVRARGWWTAVSQWFAEQGFAVLVTDGRGTPGRGREWEKSVYGDRLTPVLEDQIDALREAAAHHSELNLDAVAIRGWSYGGYLAAGAVLRHPEVFHTAIAGGAPTDRRLYDTHWEERFLGHPDVTPETYERCSLVAHAHTLTRPLLLVHGIADDNVTVAHMLRFSSALLAAGRPHSVLPLSGATHLVTQEDTASNLLSLEVDFLKKSLRI; encoded by the coding sequence ATGGATGACCACCTAAACGCCCAAGGATTCCCCCGCCAATTCGCCCGCACCAGGCGCTTCTCGCTCGGTGTCCCGCAGCGGTTCACGGTTTCGCCGGACGGTGCGCGCGTGCTGTTCGTACGCAGCACGGGCGGCACGGACCCGGTGAGCCGGCTGTGGCTGTACGAGGCGGGCGAGGAGCGGATACTCGCTGACCCGCCAACGCTCGGCGGCTCCACGGAGGAGGAGATTCCGGAGGCGGAGAAGGTCCGCAGGGAACGCGCCAGGGAGATGTCGTCGGGTGTGGTGGCGTACTCGACCGACCGGGAGGCCCGGGTCGTTGCCTTCGCGCTGGGCGGTCAACTCTGGGTCGTCCGCACGGACGGCGGAGAACCGCGCAGCATCACGGCCGCCGGACCGGTGGTGGACCCGCGCCCCGCCCCGGACGGTGCCTCGATCGCTTACGTCACCGGCGGCGCCCTCCATGTCGTACGGATCGACGGGACCGACGACCGGCTGCTGATCGCGCCGGAGGGGCCCGAGGTGACCTATGGGCTCTCCGACCATGTCTCGGCGGAGTCGATCGGACGGTCGCGAGGCTACTGGTGGTCGCCGGACAGCGACGCGTTGCTGGTCGCGCGGATCGACAACTCGCCGGTGCAGCGCCGGTACATCGCAGACCCGGCGAATCCGACGAAGCCGCCGAGGTCGATGCCGTATCCGGCGGCGGGGACGGCGAACGCGAAGGTGTCACTGCATATCGTCCGGCTGGACGGCGAGCGGGTTGGGGTAGAGATCCCGGCCGCCGCGAACGAGCACCACTACCCCGCGGCGTGGACCGACCCCGCCTTCGAGTACGTCACCACAGCAGGCTGGGACAGCCACGGCCCCCTGATCTCCGTGCAGACCCGCGACCAGCGCTCCGAGTACATCCTGACCGTGGACCCCGGAACCGGGGCGACGGAACTGCAGCACCACGCCCGCGACCACTTCTGGCTGTCGCTGCTGCCCGGCACCCCGGTTCGCCTCCCGTCGGGCACGCCCGTCATCCCGTGGTGCCGGGACGATACGCAGGGCCTGCGTATCGGGAGCACCCCCACCCCCGCCGGACTCCAGGTCCGTGAGGTCCTCGGCGCGGTCGGGGAGCGGGTCTTCTTCGCCGCCGGCGAGGAGCCGACCGAGACCCACGTCTGGTCGTACGACTCCGCCGCCGGCTTCGTCCGTGTCAGCGAGGGGCCGGGCGTCCACACCGCCGCGGTCGGCGGCGACACGGTCGTGCTGAACAGCAGGACGGACGACGGGCAGACCGTGACCGTGCTGCACGGCGGAGTGCCGGCCGGGCAGATCGCCGTGCTCGCCGAGGAGCCCCGGATCGTGCCGCGCCCGGTCTTCCTCACGCTCGGCGAGCGTCAGTTGCGCAGCCAGCTGTATCTCCCGTCCTGGTACGAGCCCGGCTCCGGCAAGCTGCCGGTACTCCTCAATCCGTACTCCGGGCACGGGATCCAGCTGGTGGTGCGGGCACGCGGCTGGTGGACGGCCGTCTCCCAGTGGTTCGCCGAGCAGGGCTTCGCCGTGCTGGTCACGGACGGCCGCGGCACTCCCGGCCGCGGCCGGGAGTGGGAGAAGTCCGTGTACGGCGACCGGCTGACGCCCGTCCTCGAGGACCAGATCGACGCGCTGCGCGAGGCCGCCGCCCACCACTCCGAGCTGAATCTGGACGCGGTGGCGATCCGCGGCTGGTCGTACGGCGGCTATCTCGCAGCCGGTGCCGTGCTGCGCCACCCCGAGGTCTTCCACACGGCGATCGCGGGCGGTGCCCCGACCGACCGCCGGCTCTACGACACGCACTGGGAGGAGCGGTTCCTCGGCCACCCGGACGTGACACCCGAGACCTACGAACGCTGCTCACTCGTCGCACACGCCCACACGTTGACCCGCCCGCTGCTGCTGGTGCACGGCATCGCCGACGACAATGTGACTGTCGCCCATATGCTGCGCTTCTCCTCCGCGCTGCTCGCCGCGGGCCGCCCGCACAGTGTGCTCCCGCTCTCCGGAGCGACCCATCTGGTCACCCAGGAAGACACAGCCAGCAATCTTCTGTCACTCGAGGTCGACTTCCTCAAGAAATCCTTGAGAATTTGA
- a CDS encoding pyridoxamine 5'-phosphate oxidase family protein translates to MEYAMPDAYEPTDRTVPTRARERAAYDREQVHSILDEAYVCHLGFVRDGAPVVLPTLYARVDDHLYVHGSTGSRPLRMAGEADPGLAVCLTVTHVDGLVLARSAFHHSLNYRSVVVHGTAHQVTDPEEKRAALDALVDHVVAGRSRDSRPANAKELAATAVLRLDLTEVSAKIRTGGPNDDPEDATLPYWTGVVPLLTAYGTPIPAQDLDGSIAVPEYLSAR, encoded by the coding sequence ATGGAGTACGCAATGCCGGACGCCTACGAGCCGACCGATCGCACCGTCCCCACACGCGCCCGGGAGCGCGCCGCGTACGACCGCGAGCAGGTCCACTCGATACTCGACGAGGCGTACGTCTGCCATCTCGGCTTCGTACGCGACGGCGCGCCCGTCGTCCTGCCGACGCTCTATGCCCGGGTCGACGATCACCTGTATGTGCACGGCTCGACGGGTTCGCGCCCGCTGCGCATGGCGGGCGAGGCCGACCCGGGCCTCGCCGTCTGCCTCACGGTCACCCATGTCGACGGCCTGGTCCTGGCCCGCTCCGCCTTCCACCACTCGCTCAACTACCGCTCGGTCGTCGTCCACGGTACGGCTCACCAGGTCACCGACCCCGAGGAGAAGCGCGCGGCTCTGGACGCCCTGGTGGACCACGTCGTGGCGGGCCGCTCACGTGACTCGCGCCCGGCGAACGCGAAGGAGCTGGCGGCGACGGCGGTCCTGCGCCTGGACCTGACGGAGGTCTCCGCCAAGATCCGCACCGGCGGCCCGAACGACGACCCGGAGGACGCGACACTCCCTTACTGGACGGGGGTGGTCCCACTGCTCACCGCGTACGGCACCCCGATCCCGGCGCAGGATCTCGACGGCTCGATCGCGGTCCCGGAGTACCTTTCGGCACGCTGA